In a genomic window of Salvelinus fontinalis isolate EN_2023a chromosome 7, ASM2944872v1, whole genome shotgun sequence:
- the LOC129859735 gene encoding testicular haploid expressed gene protein-like isoform X2, with amino-acid sequence MATRMVQLAQPKPNLLRFPDRRSVYWLDELPPERNGSTTTFELTPHWSQLCGRKRLHSGFEQSRSSPQWEVSVAALSAYPSNRVCSLALPRLPTVGWEPDRPLLASLSRAVQTAVASPRVCQLACPKRRQGLYSPHSSKTSLAPPHPAATSSRLQLLALPKSDHPQYAQDRPVSWPVPGPVRKAVASERVQVLSQPNQRKALFQGYNPYTVTLAARSASASPRLQELCLPLPRKCKGK; translated from the exons ATGGCTACCCGGATGGTGCAACTCGCTCAGCCCAAACCCAACCTGCTCCGATTCCCCGACCG ACGGTCAGTCTACTGGCTAGATGAACTCCCACCTGAAAGAAATGGCTCCACCACCACGTTTG aGTTGACGCCCCACTGGTCCCAGCTGTGTGGCAGGAAGCGGCTTCATTCTGGGTTTGAACAGAGCAG gtCATCTCCCCAATGGGAGGTCAGTGTAGCAGCTTTGAGTGCCTATCCATCCAATAGAGTGTGTTCTCTGGCTTTGCCCCGCCTCCCCACCGTAGGCTGGGAACCTGACCGCCCCCTACTGGCCTCC ctgagcAGAGCGGTGCAGACTGCAGTAGCCAGTCCTAGGGTCTGCCAGTTGGCCTGTCCCAAGCGGAGGCAGGGTCTCTATTCGCCCCATTCGTCGAAGACCTCACTGGCACCCCCTCACCCAGCTGCAACCTCCTCCCGACTACAGCTCCTCGCCC TCCCTAAGTCTGACCACCCCCAGTATGCCCAGGACCGTCCAGTCAGCTGGCCAGTGCCTGGGCCAGTGAGGAAGGCAGTAGCCAGTGAGAGGGTGCAGGTCCTTTCACAGCCCAACCAGCGGAAGGCGCTGTTCCAAGGCTACAACCCGTACACGGTTACCCTAGCTGCACGCTCCGCTAGCGCCTCGCCACGCCTACAG GAGCTTTGTCTGCCCCTGCCGCGGAAATGCAAGGGCAAATAG
- the LOC129859735 gene encoding testicular haploid expressed gene protein-like isoform X1 gives MCNKQSFLCYASAAHVSMATRMVQLAQPKPNLLRFPDRRSVYWLDELPPERNGSTTTFELTPHWSQLCGRKRLHSGFEQSRSSPQWEVSVAALSAYPSNRVCSLALPRLPTVGWEPDRPLLASLSRAVQTAVASPRVCQLACPKRRQGLYSPHSSKTSLAPPHPAATSSRLQLLALPKSDHPQYAQDRPVSWPVPGPVRKAVASERVQVLSQPNQRKALFQGYNPYTVTLAARSASASPRLQELCLPLPRKCKGK, from the exons atgTGCAATAAACAGTCATTTTTGTGTTATGCTTCAGCAGCTCACGTGTCCATGGCTACCCGGATGGTGCAACTCGCTCAGCCCAAACCCAACCTGCTCCGATTCCCCGACCG ACGGTCAGTCTACTGGCTAGATGAACTCCCACCTGAAAGAAATGGCTCCACCACCACGTTTG aGTTGACGCCCCACTGGTCCCAGCTGTGTGGCAGGAAGCGGCTTCATTCTGGGTTTGAACAGAGCAG gtCATCTCCCCAATGGGAGGTCAGTGTAGCAGCTTTGAGTGCCTATCCATCCAATAGAGTGTGTTCTCTGGCTTTGCCCCGCCTCCCCACCGTAGGCTGGGAACCTGACCGCCCCCTACTGGCCTCC ctgagcAGAGCGGTGCAGACTGCAGTAGCCAGTCCTAGGGTCTGCCAGTTGGCCTGTCCCAAGCGGAGGCAGGGTCTCTATTCGCCCCATTCGTCGAAGACCTCACTGGCACCCCCTCACCCAGCTGCAACCTCCTCCCGACTACAGCTCCTCGCCC TCCCTAAGTCTGACCACCCCCAGTATGCCCAGGACCGTCCAGTCAGCTGGCCAGTGCCTGGGCCAGTGAGGAAGGCAGTAGCCAGTGAGAGGGTGCAGGTCCTTTCACAGCCCAACCAGCGGAAGGCGCTGTTCCAAGGCTACAACCCGTACACGGTTACCCTAGCTGCACGCTCCGCTAGCGCCTCGCCACGCCTACAG GAGCTTTGTCTGCCCCTGCCGCGGAAATGCAAGGGCAAATAG